In one Zymobacter palmae genomic region, the following are encoded:
- the aepY gene encoding phosphonopyruvate decarboxylase, protein MINPDDFINALVARGLTFFSGVPDSLLKELCLTLGARHELSHFTASNEGAATGMAIGHHLATGQIPVVYLQNSGLGNVVNPVCSLASSDVYGIPMLFIIGWRGEMLPEGTQRHDEPQHVMQGRVTLAQLDVLDIPYLVLDGDHPLPFEALDKLLAQSRQCQHPVALVIRKNTFAASGLKQSAPDSTLPLREEAVNACLDVLPSDVPIVSTTGMLSRELYELREQRNEGHARDFLTVGGMGLASQIALGIGHSRLGHRVVCLDGDGAVLMHMGGLTNAARVDELVHVVINNGAHESVGGQPTAAGQLTLAEIARTSGYPSVATVDSLTELKAVLQQALTEEGSHFIEVRCRTGHRSALGRPATTPVQNRDGFMAFLTERHGA, encoded by the coding sequence ATGATCAATCCTGATGACTTCATCAATGCGCTGGTGGCACGAGGGCTGACGTTCTTCAGTGGTGTACCGGATTCCTTGCTGAAAGAACTGTGCCTGACGCTAGGCGCGCGCCATGAACTGAGCCACTTCACGGCCAGTAACGAAGGCGCGGCGACGGGAATGGCAATTGGCCATCATCTGGCCACGGGGCAGATTCCGGTCGTCTATTTACAGAACTCGGGGCTGGGCAACGTCGTCAATCCGGTGTGCTCACTGGCGTCGTCGGATGTTTACGGCATTCCTATGCTGTTCATCATCGGCTGGCGCGGTGAAATGCTGCCAGAGGGTACGCAGCGCCACGATGAACCGCAGCATGTCATGCAAGGACGAGTGACGCTCGCGCAGTTGGATGTGCTGGATATCCCGTACCTTGTGTTGGACGGTGACCATCCGTTGCCTTTTGAAGCGCTAGACAAGCTGTTGGCACAGAGCCGCCAATGCCAGCACCCCGTTGCGCTCGTCATTCGCAAGAACACCTTCGCCGCGAGTGGGCTCAAGCAGTCCGCACCTGACAGTACGCTTCCTCTGCGCGAAGAGGCCGTGAACGCTTGCTTGGACGTGTTGCCTTCCGATGTCCCCATTGTCAGCACTACAGGAATGCTGTCGCGCGAACTGTACGAGCTGCGAGAGCAACGTAACGAAGGGCATGCGCGTGACTTTTTGACCGTAGGGGGCATGGGGCTGGCCAGTCAGATTGCGCTGGGTATTGGCCATTCAAGGTTGGGGCATCGTGTGGTGTGTCTGGATGGCGACGGCGCCGTGCTGATGCACATGGGTGGCTTAACCAATGCCGCTCGTGTTGATGAACTGGTGCATGTGGTCATCAACAACGGGGCTCATGAATCCGTTGGTGGACAACCGACTGCCGCAGGCCAGCTGACCCTGGCCGAGATCGCGCGCACCAGCGGCTACCCATCGGTTGCGACGGTCGATTCTCTGACGGAGCTGAAAGCGGTACTGCAGCAAGCGCTGACGGAGGAGGGCAGTCATTTCATTGAGGTGCGGTGTAGGACCGGACATCGCAGCGCGCTGGGAAGGCCCGCTACGACGCCGGTACAGAACCGCGATGGATTCATGGCATTCCTGACCGAACGCCATGGGGCTTGA
- the flhA gene encoding flagellar biosynthesis protein FlhA yields the protein MITMNRFLGGSALAGGQMKLLAGPVLIIMILSMMILPLPPFVLDLFFTFNITLSVMVLLVSMFTTKPLEFAAFPAVLLFSTLLRLSLNVASTRVILMHGHEGEDAAGRVVEAFAEFLVGGNFAVGMVVFIILVVINFMVITKGSERIAEVGARFVLDAMPGKQMAIDADLNAGLINEKEARKRREEIGQEADFFGSMDGASKFVRGDAIAGIMIMIINIIGGLVIGVGQHSLDFGSAAHTYTLLTIGDGLVAQIPALVISTAAGVTVSRVRTEQDVGQQLLSQLFTNPKVLYLAGGVMGLLGIVPGMPTLVFLLFTAMLCGMAWWLSHRTPTEEKKEVRDAVANATKAPENVEASWKDVSIIEPLSLEIGYRLITLVDKNQGNELLNRIRNVRKKFAQEIGFLPPVVHIKDDLNLTPQGYRISLNGVEKGEGEAWPGEWLAIDPGGVVGSVDGRTTEDPAFGLPATWVSEKEQNRAQLLGYTVVDASTVIATHLNDLMRRHAGDLLGRTETQALLDRVSEAAPELVKDVVPKPITLDILMQILKNLLREEVPIRDMRTLLETLAVHSAQTKDPNELTVVVRAALGGAITQYWFGSDKTLNVIGLDGQLEHILSQAMQNGSALEPGLADMLIERAEAAVETQQNAGEPIVLIVPPLLRPLLAHFLLRRIPQLGILSQAEIPDDRIVRYATIIGSH from the coding sequence ATGATCACCATGAACCGCTTCCTCGGAGGTTCTGCACTGGCGGGCGGCCAGATGAAGCTGCTGGCCGGCCCGGTGTTGATCATCATGATCCTGTCAATGATGATCCTGCCGCTACCGCCTTTCGTGCTGGACCTCTTCTTTACCTTCAACATCACGCTATCGGTGATGGTGCTGTTGGTCAGCATGTTCACGACCAAGCCGCTGGAGTTTGCGGCGTTTCCGGCCGTGCTGCTGTTCTCCACACTGCTGCGACTGTCGCTCAACGTGGCGTCGACGCGTGTCATCTTGATGCATGGACATGAGGGTGAAGACGCTGCCGGGCGAGTGGTCGAGGCCTTCGCCGAATTTCTCGTCGGTGGTAACTTCGCCGTCGGTATGGTGGTGTTCATCATTCTGGTCGTCATCAACTTCATGGTTATCACCAAGGGTTCGGAACGTATTGCCGAGGTCGGCGCGCGTTTCGTACTGGATGCGATGCCGGGTAAGCAGATGGCCATTGACGCCGATCTCAATGCGGGCCTGATCAACGAGAAAGAAGCGCGCAAGCGGCGCGAGGAAATCGGTCAGGAAGCCGACTTCTTCGGCTCCATGGACGGTGCAAGCAAGTTCGTCCGCGGTGACGCCATCGCCGGCATCATGATCATGATCATCAATATTATCGGTGGTCTGGTGATCGGGGTCGGCCAGCACTCGCTGGACTTCGGTTCCGCCGCGCATACCTATACGCTGTTGACCATCGGTGATGGTCTGGTGGCCCAGATTCCGGCGCTGGTTATTTCGACCGCTGCGGGTGTTACGGTATCGCGCGTGCGTACCGAACAGGACGTTGGTCAGCAGTTGCTGTCCCAGTTGTTCACCAACCCCAAGGTGCTGTATCTGGCCGGGGGGGTCATGGGGCTGCTGGGGATCGTGCCTGGTATGCCGACGCTGGTCTTTCTGCTGTTTACCGCCATGTTGTGTGGCATGGCATGGTGGCTTTCCCATCGCACGCCTACCGAAGAGAAGAAAGAGGTGCGCGATGCAGTAGCCAATGCCACCAAGGCGCCCGAGAACGTCGAAGCCAGTTGGAAGGATGTGTCGATCATTGAGCCGCTGTCGCTGGAGATTGGTTATCGCCTGATCACGCTGGTGGATAAGAACCAAGGCAACGAGCTGCTGAACCGCATTCGCAACGTGCGCAAGAAGTTCGCTCAAGAAATTGGTTTTCTGCCGCCGGTCGTGCATATCAAGGATGACCTTAACCTGACCCCGCAGGGGTACCGCATCTCGCTCAACGGTGTTGAAAAGGGTGAGGGTGAGGCGTGGCCGGGGGAATGGCTGGCGATTGATCCGGGCGGTGTTGTCGGCAGCGTAGATGGGCGGACGACGGAAGACCCCGCCTTCGGATTGCCTGCTACATGGGTATCCGAGAAGGAACAAAACCGTGCGCAGCTGCTCGGCTATACAGTGGTCGATGCCAGCACGGTTATCGCAACGCACCTTAACGATCTGATGCGTCGCCATGCCGGTGATCTGCTGGGCCGCACCGAGACACAAGCCTTGTTGGACCGCGTCAGTGAAGCGGCTCCCGAGCTGGTCAAAGATGTTGTACCCAAGCCGATTACGCTGGATATCCTGATGCAGATTCTGAAGAACCTGCTGCGTGAAGAAGTACCGATTCGCGACATGCGTACTCTTCTTGAAACGCTGGCGGTGCACAGTGCGCAGACCAAGGATCCCAACGAACTCACCGTGGTAGTGCGTGCCGCGCTGGGTGGGGCCATTACCCAGTACTGGTTTGGCAGCGACAAGACGCTGAACGTGATCGGTCTGGACGGACAGCTAGAGCACATCCTAAGCCAAGCGATGCAGAACGGCAGTGCCCTTGAGCCGGGGCTGGCCGATATGCTGATCGAACGGGCAGAGGCGGCAGTCGAAACTCAGCAGAATGCCGGCGAGCCAATCGTACTGATTGTACCGCCGCTGCTGCGACCACTGTTGGCGCATTTCCTGCTGCGCCGCATACCGCAGTTGGGCATTCTGTCCCAAGCGGAAATTCCGGACGACCGCATCGTGCGCTATGCCACCATCATTGGCAGTCACTGA
- the aepX gene encoding phosphoenolpyruvate mutase, whose protein sequence is MNTQRNSGLGRTPGSRRAALRQLLQKKKGLCIMEAHSPLSALLIEKAAFNANGETRHFDGFWSSSLTDSTLRGKPDTELVHMHHRFDAINEIFDVTTLPLIFDGDTGGQAEHLIHHVREAENLGISAMIIEDKTGLKKNSLFGNEVPQTQASIEEFSAKIRAAKAAQVTPEFMLIARIESLILEAGMDDALARAFSYADAGADGIMIHSRLKSPDEILEFARRFRERYPRIPLVCVPTSFNDITFDELVAGGFNIVIYANHMLRASYPAMQAILPDILQYGRTLEVEDRCMSIKEILDLIPGTR, encoded by the coding sequence ATGAATACTCAACGTAACAGTGGTTTGGGACGCACTCCGGGGTCTCGCCGTGCTGCGCTACGCCAGCTACTTCAGAAAAAGAAAGGGCTGTGCATTATGGAAGCCCATAGTCCGCTATCTGCATTGTTGATCGAAAAAGCGGCATTTAACGCTAATGGCGAAACGCGTCATTTTGATGGGTTTTGGTCGAGTTCGCTGACCGACTCGACGCTGCGTGGCAAACCCGATACCGAGTTGGTGCATATGCATCACCGTTTCGATGCGATCAATGAAATTTTCGATGTCACCACGCTGCCGCTCATTTTTGATGGTGACACGGGGGGGCAGGCCGAACACCTGATCCACCATGTGCGTGAGGCGGAAAACCTCGGTATCTCCGCCATGATCATCGAAGACAAGACGGGCCTTAAGAAAAACTCGCTGTTCGGTAATGAAGTGCCACAGACGCAGGCCTCAATCGAAGAGTTTAGTGCCAAGATCCGGGCGGCTAAGGCGGCTCAAGTAACGCCGGAATTCATGCTGATTGCGCGCATCGAGAGTCTGATTCTTGAAGCCGGTATGGACGATGCATTGGCCCGCGCTTTCAGCTATGCCGACGCTGGGGCTGACGGCATCATGATTCACAGCCGCCTTAAATCTCCTGATGAGATCCTTGAGTTCGCGCGCCGTTTCCGCGAGCGCTACCCCCGTATTCCTTTGGTCTGCGTGCCCACCAGTTTCAACGACATCACGTTTGATGAGCTGGTCGCTGGCGGCTTCAACATCGTGATCTACGCCAACCACATGCTGCGGGCCTCCTATCCCGCCATGCAGGCCATTCTGCCTGACATTCTTCAGTACGGGCGCACGCTAGAGGTCGAAGACCGCTGCATGTCGATCAAGGAAATCCTTGATCTGATTCCGGGGACGCGCTGA
- a CDS encoding NAD(P)-dependent oxidoreductase: MIDHVSLVGVGVLGRAIAMRLLHCHQPIRIFNRTTAKAQALATMGADVVETLAELFSHDRPLVIVCLTDADAIRDVFNLPDIETLMARSRPVILNTSTIGPQESQWMEKFFRSHGASYVECPVSGGPEGALNGRLAAWVGPLPLDDLARTRRVIGCLSDHFVMMESNPTAQSMKVINNYCEAVHLLVAAEVILLAEKSGLSGEVLSKALPLGRGRSIYMDVMLDRYLHPRTHVAVPIDIRLKDLELAEQLFEQQKMRSGFFNYSYHVYSRTQDALSQPQDQTACFSQLEKFTRISTRRAER; encoded by the coding sequence ATGATAGACCATGTTTCGCTGGTAGGTGTAGGCGTGCTTGGGCGAGCTATCGCCATGCGTCTGCTGCATTGCCATCAACCTATACGCATTTTCAACCGCACGACCGCTAAGGCACAAGCGTTAGCCACCATGGGGGCTGATGTTGTTGAAACGCTGGCCGAGTTGTTTAGTCACGACCGTCCACTCGTCATTGTGTGTCTGACCGATGCTGACGCCATCCGTGATGTATTTAATTTACCCGACATAGAAACTCTGATGGCGCGTTCACGCCCCGTCATTCTCAACACCAGTACGATTGGCCCTCAAGAGAGCCAGTGGATGGAGAAGTTCTTCCGGTCACACGGTGCTTCCTATGTGGAATGCCCGGTGTCCGGTGGTCCAGAAGGGGCGTTGAATGGTCGGTTAGCCGCTTGGGTCGGCCCTCTGCCGCTTGACGATCTTGCTCGGACGCGCCGAGTGATCGGCTGTTTGTCCGACCATTTCGTGATGATGGAGAGCAACCCGACGGCGCAGTCTATGAAGGTCATCAACAACTACTGCGAAGCCGTGCATCTGCTGGTGGCCGCTGAGGTTATCTTGCTGGCTGAGAAGAGTGGCCTTTCCGGTGAGGTGCTGAGCAAAGCGCTGCCGCTGGGGCGCGGGCGCTCGATCTACATGGATGTGATGCTGGATCGCTATCTGCACCCGCGCACGCATGTCGCGGTGCCCATCGACATCCGCCTCAAAGACCTCGAACTGGCCGAGCAGTTGTTTGAGCAGCAGAAGATGCGCAGCGGCTTTTTTAACTATAGCTACCACGTTTATAGCCGCACACAGGATGCGTTATCACAGCCTCAGGATCAGACCGCCTGCTTTTCTCAACTGGAGAAATTCACGCGTATATCCACACGGAGGGCGGAACGATGA